From the genome of Colletotrichum destructivum chromosome 10, complete sequence, one region includes:
- a CDS encoding Putative SUI1 domain-containing protein, translated as MSIENLKSYDPFAEADEDTGETKQSQNYIHIRIQQRNGRKTLTTVQGLPKKFDQKKILKVIKKQFACNGTIVADSEMGEVIQLQGDQRKVVQEFLINKKEGLGLDTKGIKVHGF; from the exons ATGTCAATTGAAAATCTCAAGTCCTACG ACCCCttcgccgaagccgacgaagACACCGGAGAGACCAAACAGTCTCAGAATTACATCCATATACGGATCCAAC AGCGCAATGGACGAAAGACTCTGACCACCGTTCAGGGTCTTCCAAAGAAATTCGACCAGAAGAAAATTCTCAAGGTCATCAAGAAGCAATTTG CCTGCAATGGCACCATCGTAGCTGATAGCGAGATGGGCGAGGTCATCCAGCTCCAGGGTGACCAGCGCAAGGTCGTGCAAGAGTTCCTCATCAACAAGAAGGAGGGTCTCGGGCTAGACACCAAGGGCATCAAGGTCCACGGTTTCTAA
- a CDS encoding Putative N-glycosylation protein EOS1: MAHAASSDHHHHHHHNGTPIPPNGYPPPPDADDSPPSYPSYPPDLALSSSLLEPRIAVVLNVPKPWRPWLFACRLLSIFPAIFWALQPALTLLVQIIPVAVPGGKKAVDAAAASGVGVGVGVGGFAGSTCPPPNWPPGHPEIPFPWTEMSLGLMWCGASAYLSFFFIDCLMSRWLINYTPQATIIRLLTINATNAFLTERILTFSGGFEDPRLLLPGWVTIATTLTIAYHITQRSINIQKETSTSINIFSIASFISMISLLAHLHYNGSDYPEKPFESLARLMLDQARRLPGEAILPSYPPSHSEL; this comes from the exons ATGGCGCACGCCGCCTCTTccgaccaccaccatcatcaccaccacaacGGCACCCCGATCCCCCCAAACGGCTACCCACCTCCcccggacgccgacgacagcCCCCCCTCGTACCCGTCCTACCCACCGGACCTcgctctctcctcctccctcctcgagcCGCGCATCGCTGTTGTTCTCAACGTCCCGAAGCCATGGCGCCCCTGGCTCTTCGCCTGCCGCTTACTTTCCATATTCCCAGCCATCTTCTGGGCCCTGCAGCCCGCCTTGACCTTGCTGGTTCAGATcatccccgtcgccgtccccggcggtaagaaggccgtcgacgccgccgccgcctcgggcgttggagtcggcgtcggcgtcggaggGTTCGCGGGGAGCACGTGTCCGCCCCCCAATTGGCCTCCCGGACACCCCGAGATACCGTTCCCGTGGACCGAAATGTCCTTAGGACTCATGTGG TGCGGAGCTTCTGCGTacctttccttctttttcatAGACTGCCTGATGTCGCGATG GCTCATCAACTACACCCCGCAAGCGACGATAATCCGCCTTCTGACCATCAACGCCACGAACGCTTTCCTCACCGAGCGCATACTGACCTTCtccggcggcttcgaggaTCCCAGACTCCTTCTCCCGGGCTGGGTCACCATAGCGACG ACCCTTACAATAGCCTACCACATAACCCAGCGGAGCATCAATATCCAAAAGGAGACGTCCACCTCGATCAACATTTTCTCCATCGCCAGCTTCATCAGCATgatctccctcctcgcccatcTCCACTACAACGGCTCCGACTACCCCGAGAAGCCCTTCGAGTCCCTCGCTCGCTTGATGCTCGACCAGGCCCGCCGTCTGCCCGGCGAGGCCATCCTGCCTTCGTATCCGCCTTCGCATAGCGAGTTGTAG
- a CDS encoding Putative intradiol ring-cleavage dioxygenase, catechol dioxygenase — MAAENTPELLDLTIDNITPNTVRINSQSSDARLKYLMERLVTHLHDFARETRLSTDEWMAALNFLVGCGQISSDVRHEFILLSDILGLSLLVDSINHPKPSDSTEGSVLGPFHTHDAPTLQNGANMSGDPEGEPLLVICTVKDRQGNPVAGVKIDIWETDSSGHYDVQHEERTEASERCVMISDKDGRFFFQGIKPVSYPIPHDGPVGKLLQLLGRHCWRPAHLHFMFQKEGWDHLITALYIRGDPYEKSDAVFGVKKSLVVDLDKVDKVTAEEYKVKEGSWLLKQDFVLVSKKETEELRDRNAVEALKKLGLTHLKLVDHLPVPELD; from the exons ATGGCGGCCGAAAACACACCTGAACTTTTGGATCTCACGATCGACAACATCACGCCGAACACGGTCCGTATCAACTCGCAAAGCAGCGATGCGCGCCTCAAGTATCTCATGGAGCGGTTGGTCACGCACCTCCACGACTTCGCGAGGGAGACGCGGCTGAGCACCGATGAGTGGATGGCGGCCCTTAATTTCCTTGTCGGGTGTGGGCAGATTAGCAGCGATGTGCGACAT GAGTTCATCCTTCTCTCCGACATTCTGGGCCTCTCGTTGTTGGTCGACAGCATCAATCACCCCAAGCCGTCTGACTCGACCGAGGGCTCGGTTCTGGGTCCCTTCCACACACATGACGCGCCGACGCTGCAGAACGGTGCAAACATGTCTGGAGATCCCGAGGGCGAGCCGCTGCTGGTGATTTGCACCGTCAAGGATCGACAGGGTAACCCCGTTGCCGGGGTCAAGATTGATATCTGGGAGACGGATAGCAGTGGACACTACGACGTGCAGCATGAGGAGAGAACAGAGGCAAGCGAGCGTTGCGTCATGATTTCGGACAAAGACGGCCGGTTCTTCTTCCAAGGGATCAAGCCTGTGAGCTATCCGATCCCACACGACGGGCCAGTCGGTAAACTATTGCAGCTGCTGGGTCGTCATTGCTGGCGGCCGGCACATCTGCACTTCATGTTCCAGAAGGAGGGTTGGGATCACTTGATCAC CGCACTCTACATTCGAGGAGACCCGTATGAAAAATCAGATGCCGTATTTGGCGTCAAGAAGAGCCTCGTGGTGGACCTCGACAAGGTGGACAAAGTGACGGCAGAGGAGtacaaggtcaaggagggcaGCTGGTTGCTGAAGCAGGACTTTGTGTTGGTCtcgaagaaggagacggaggagctGCGGGACCGGAACGCCGTCGAGGCACTGAAAAAGCTGGGTTTGACGCATTTGAAGCTCGTGGACCACTTGCCTGTGCCTGAGCTGGATTGA
- a CDS encoding Putative inner membrane mitoribosome receptor Mba1: protein MYRTARPMLAFGTAAAAVRPRAFPRVQPTAKRIAAAPGAVATRSYAGKANPADLRLSSRLNKQFALKDASYSASEMDKSMSMAHIMLPGTFVPVPFSQLDKSPKALWEYTLARIKQRAKDFATVLGAKISSMPTWTTRPRAQLNRTKIVPEAKALHQRLGEAIAAGDKNTLREICTPRLFETLSATVSRRRADEKVTWELLRYIGRPRVVSHKVAVMPPIGKGPVIQQVVVAISSAQRLGKVDKKTGKEIKDGLRVQNQTEYVVLSRQFDPKTWKPKKWVVWGNTKPTTLKDWRLEEKGMQQMEQKDFAKRRGGKA, encoded by the exons ATGTACCGAACCGCGAGGCCGATGCTCGCCTTCGgcacggccgccgctgccgtaCGACCCCGGGCCTTCCCCAGAGTTCAGCCGACAGCGAAGAGGATAGCGGCCGCCCCGGGTGCCGTGGCCACGAGGAGCTACGCAGGAAAGGCGAACCCGGCGGACCTGCGCCTGAGCTCGCGCCTGAACAAGCAGTTCGCCCTGAAGGATGCCAGCTACTCCGCCAGCGAGATGGATAagtccatgtccatggcgCACATCATGCTCCCAG GAACCTTCGTCCCCGTCCCCTTCTCCCAGTTGGATAAGTCCCCGAAAGCCCTTTGGGAATACACCTTGGCCCGCATCAAGCAGCGGGCCAAGGACTTCGCCACTGTCCTCGGCGCAAAGATCTCGTCGATGCCCACCTGGACCACCCGTCCGCGCGCCCAGCTGAACCGCACGAAAATCGTccccgaggccaaggccctGCACCAGCGCCTTggtgaggccatcgccgcagGCGACAAGAACACCCTCCGCGAGATCTGCACGCCACGCCTCTTCGAGACCCTGTCGGCCACCGTCTCGCGCCGCCGGGCCGACGAGAAGGTCACTTGGGAGCTGCTGCGGTACATTGGCCGGCCTCGCGTCGTGAGCCACAAGGTCGCCGTTATGCCGCCTATCGGCAAGGGCCCCGTCATCCAGCAGGTCGTTGTGGCCATCAGCAGCGCGCAGAGGCTgggcaaggtcgacaagaaAACCGGgaaggagatcaaggacgGCCTGCGCGTGCAGAACCAGACCGAGTACGTCGTCTTGAGCAGACAGTTCGACCCCAAGACGTGGAAGCCCAAGAAGTGGGTTGTGTGGGGCAACACCaagccgacgacgctgaAGGACTGGaggttggaggagaagggcatgCAGCAGATGGAGCAGAAGGACTTTGCCAAGAGACGGGGAGGTAAGGCATAA
- a CDS encoding Putative NAD-dependent epimerase/dehydratase, NAD(P)-binding domain superfamily: MTKVLLTGGSGFIASHILKALLLRGYDVVTTVRNEEKANKLRVAKGDVGPDRLRVELIPDIAAPGAFDEVLQIPGIEAVIHAASPFHFNFNDAQKEVIEPALGGTLSLLEAAKKYGKDVKRVVITSSFAAILDNARMDDPNTIYTEESWNPATIDHITRSKDIAYRVSKKLAEKAAWDFVASEKPHYTLSTIDPPLVFGPLAHSLGSLGEINTSNSAVADLLSGKWREAIPDSLVFVWADVRDVALAHVTAVEKEEAASQRFLTIGGWFCNRDIVDIVRRNFPEYADRLPGPDVKGGVLPSKDEVHGYDNNKTTRILGIEWRSLETSIVDLVKSLAQYDIKAIS, encoded by the exons ATGACCAAGGTTCTCCTTACAG GCGGCAGTGGCTTCATCGCCT CTCACATTCTCAAAGCCCTGCTCCTCCGCGGATACGACGTCGTCACCACTGTCCGCAACGAGGAAAAAGCGAACAAGCTGCGCGTCGCCAAGGGGGACGTTGGGCCCGACCGTCTTCGGGTTGAACTGATCCCCGATATCGCCGCGCCCGGAGCTTTTGACGAAGTCCTGCAAATCCCCGGCATCGAGGCTGTCATCCATGCGGCATCACCGTTCCACTTCAACTTCA ATGATGCCCAGAAGGAGGTTATTGAGCCTGCTCTGGGAGGAACGCTCTCGCTCCTCGAAGCTGCCAAGAAGTACGGAAAGGACGTCAAGCGTGTTGTCATCACTTCATCattcgccgccatcctggACAACGCCCGCATGGATGACCCGAACACGATCTACACCGAAGAGAGCTGGAATCCGGCGACGATTGACCACATCACTCGCTCCAAAGACATCGCCTACCGCGTCAGCAAGAAGCTTGCCGAGAAGGCTGCCTGGGACTTCGTTGCGTCCGAGAAGCCCCACTACACCCTCAGCACTATTGACCCGCCGCTTGTGTTCGGCCCGCTCGCCCACTCCCTTGGGTCTCTGGGCGAGATCAACACGTCCAACTCTGCTGTCGCGGACCTTCTCTCCGGCAAATGGCGTGAGGCCATCCCGGACTCGCTCGTATTCGTTTGGGCAGACGTTCGTGACGTTGCTCTCGCGCACGTTACAGCCgtggagaaggaagaggcaGCCAGCCAACGGTTCCTGACAATTGGCGGTTGGTTCTGCAAccgcgacatcgtcgacatTGTTCGGAGGAACTTCCCTGAGTACGCGGATAGACTCCCGGGCCCTGACGTCAAGGGAGGCGTGCTTCCCAGCAAGGATGAGGTACACGGTTACGACAATAACAAGACCACTCGTATATTGGGTATAGAGTGGAGGTCGCTTGAGACGAGCATTGTTGACTTGGTGAAGTCCCTGGCCCAGTATGACATTAAGGCAATCTCTTga
- a CDS encoding Putative S-adenosyl-L-methionine-dependent methyltransferase superfamily produces the protein MSNPQDQQLDHLVPDDEVTDSEVDLESLRSETTSIKNSILEYRIENGRSYHKYKDGKYAWPNDERENDRLDMQHEICNVTFHGRLGLAPPCDEGAKVGRVLDVGTGTGLWAIDYGDSHPEAEVLGVDLSPIQPQSVPPNVRFEVDDIEEDWLYSQPFDYIHLRFMNGSLADWKKTVTKAYDNLVPGGYLEIQDNDCVFTADDDTLPPEKPLAEFGRLIREAAQKFGRAFVPCPELKNLLAEIGFEDVALENFKWPSNPWPKDPYYKRIGQWNFHNFFDAAEALALAPLTRGHDWTNEEVQVFLVGVRKNMRDPRVHSYIPIYNIIGRKPLKEDNKVPPQDTAQG, from the exons ATGTCCAACCCACAGGACCAACAACTGGACCATCTTGTCCCCGATGACGAG GTGACTGATAGTGAGGTAGACCTTGAA AGCCTTCGTTCGGAAACCACGAGCATCAAAAACTCCATTCTAGAGTACCGGATTGAGAATGGAAGGTCATACCACAAGTACAAGGACGGCA AGTATGCCTGGCCTAACGACGAGAGAGAAAACGACAGACTAG ACATGCAACATGAGATTTGCAATGTCACATTCCATGGAAGGCTGGGACTCGCTCCGCCCTGTGATGAAGGTGCTAAGGTCGGCCGTGTCCTTGACGTTGGTACTGGAACCGGTCTGTGGGCCATCGACTACGGTGACAGCCATCCGGAAGCCGAG GTTCTGGGTGTGGATTTGTCTCCGATTCAACCCCAAAG CGTGCCGCCAAACGTAAGATTTGAAGTTGATGACATTGAGGAAGACTGGCTCTACTCGCAGCCATTCGATTATATTCACCTGCGATTCATGAATGGATCTCTTGCTGATTGGAAGAAAACCGTCACCAAAGCATACGA CAATCTCGTCCCTGGTGGCTACCTTGAAATACAAGATAACGATTGCGTTTTTACGGCCGATGATGACACACTTCCTCCTGAAAAACCGTTGGCCGAGTTTGGTAGACTGATCCGGGAAGCTGCTCAAAAATTTGGGCGCGCTTTTGTCCCTTGTCCGGAGCTGAAGAACCTCCTGGCTGAGATCGGCTTCGAGGATGTGGCCCTTGAGAACTTCAAGTGGCCGTCTAACCCTTGGCCCAAGGATCCTTATTACAAGAGGATTGGACAGTGGAACTTCCACAACTTTTTTGACGCAGCTGAGGCATTAGCCTTGGCACCTTTAACTCGTGGACACGACTGGACGAACGAAGAGGTGCAAGTCTTCCTCGTAGGTGTCCGTAAGAATATGAGGGACCCGAGGGTCCACTCGTACATACCCAT CTACAATATTATTGGAAGAAAGCCCTTGAAGGAAGACAACAAAGTTCCGCCTCAAGATACAGCTCAGGGCTAG
- a CDS encoding Putative sodium/solute symporter, sodium/glucose symporter superfamily, which yields MGQPSAAASNAVIYVTYGLFLITGTAIAWKFRNQSKGEFLSGNRTQTAFPLALNFIASALGSGILFAYPELATITGIQGVMVYALSSSLPLLIFAVLGPIIRRKTPEGFVLTAWTRQRYGTVAMLYLSFMTLVTLFLYMVAELSAIGQVVNALTSLDGLPVMIVQCVITTIYTSLGGFRISFLTDNLQGAMVVCLIIIVAITMGVKTDIDTSLIETSGLLKPTLLGWQLLYILPICILTNDFFLSGFWLRTFASKTDKDLRVGVSIAVVVILCILTMVGVTGLVAAWSGALPLDQISESGSVAFFLLLQRMPAWVVGIVLVMVCTLSTAAFDTLQSAMVSSASNDLFRNRLNIWWIRAGVVVIIVPTVVIALKAPSVLQIYLISDLVSASVIPVLVFGLTDRFYWWRGFEVVTGGLGGILTVFLFGLVYYDGDAQKAGNLLIISEGLYANDWSVFGAFVAAPVGSFLWGFAALGCRLGFQYAMAKKSGRRFDALDRPIGPGFTPEADGAPRYVERDEYEATSDVEVVKPAGKFF from the exons ATGGGCCAACCCTCCGCTGCGGCGTCCAACGCCGTCATTTACGTGACTTATGGACTCTTCCT CATCACCGGCACTGCGATTGCGTGGAAGTTCCGCAACCAGTCCAAGGGAGAGTTCCTGTCTGGAAACAGGACTCAGACGG CCTTCCCCTTGGCCCTGAACTTCATCGCTTCTG CCCTCGGCTCCGGAATTCTCTTCGCCTACCCCGAGCTCGCCACCATCACGGGCATCCAGGGCGTCATGGTCTAcgccctctcttcctcgctgCCGCTCCTCATATTCGCCGTCCTGGGCCCCATCATCCGCCGCAAGACGCCCGAAGGCTTCGTCCTCACGGCCTGGACCCGCCAGCGCTacggcaccgtcgccatGCTGTACCTCAGCTTCATGACCCTCGTCACTCTGTTCCTGTACATGGTCGCCGAGCTGTCCGCCATCGGCCAGGTCGTCAACGCCCTTACGAGCCTGGACGGTCTGCCCGTCATGATCGTGCAGTGcgtcatcaccaccatctaCACAT CCCTCGGCGGGTTCCGCATCTCCTTCCTGACGGACAATCTCCAGGGCGCCATGGTCGTCTGCCTTATCATaatcgtcgccatcaccatggGCGTCAAGACGGACATCGATACGTCCCTCATCGAGACGTCGGGCCTCCTGAAGCCCACCCTCCTCGGCTGGCAGCTGCTCTACATCCTGCCCATCTGCATCCTCACAAACGACTTTTTCCTCTCCGGGTTCTGGCTGCGGACCTTCGCCTCCAAAACGGATAAGGACCTGCGCGTCGGCgtctccatcgccgtcgttgtcatCCTCTGCATCCTCACCATGGTCGGCGTCAcgggcctcgtcgccgcctggTCCGGCGCCCTGCCGCTCGACCAGATTTCCGAGAGCGGctccgtcgccttcttcctgctgctgcagcgcATGCCCGCCTgggtcgtcggcatcgtcctcgtcatggTCTGCACCCTGTCCACCGCGGCTTTTGACACCCTGCAGTCCGCCAtggtctcctcggcctccaaCGACCTGTTCCGCAACAGGCTCAACATCTGGTGGatccgcgccggcgtcgtcgttaTCATCGTCCccaccgtcgtcatcgccctcaAGGCCCCCTCGGTGCTGCAGATCTACCTCATCTCCGACCTTGTCTCTGCCTCAGTCATCCCCGTCCTGGTCTTCGGCCTCACCGACCGCTTCTACTGGTGGCGCGGTTTCGAGGTCGTcaccggcggcctcggcggcatcctgaccgtcttcctcttcggcctcgtttactacgacggcgacgcccagAAAGCCGGCAACCTGCTGATCATCTCCGAGGGCCTGTACGCCAACGACTGGAGCGTCTtcggcgccttcgtcgccgcgccCGTTGGCAGCTTCCTGTGGGGGTTCGCAGCGCTCGGGTGCCGCCTGGGCTTCCAGTAcgccatggccaagaagagtgGCCGCCGCTTCGACGCTCTCGACCGTCCCATCGGCCCCGGCTTCACCCCCGAGGCGGACGGCGCTCCTCGATACGTCGAGAGGGACGAGTACGAGGCCACCTcggacgtcgaggtcgtcaagccCGCGGGCAAGTTCTTTTAA
- a CDS encoding Putative NADP-dependent oxidoreductase domain-containing protein has protein sequence MELPQRLKKSVEDTKVHYRQLGKSGLRVSVPIVGCMSFGDPQSIPWAITDDKAIEILKAAYDRGLNTWDTANVYSNGGSEIVVGKALKQLNIPREKVVILTKCHFAVGEDSAPLFYLFPSEVDRSKDYQNQFGLSRTAIFNQVEASLRRLDTTHIDVLQIHRFDPHTPIEETMKALHDLVQSGKVRYIGASSMWATQFASLQFCAEKNGWTKFISMQNQYNLLYREEEREMIRFCNETGVGLIPWAPLCRGLLARLPSETSKRNQVEVEMGLAGPGTSKVDSAIIDRVVEISKKRGWPMAHVALAWINKRVTSPIIGFNSLGRIEDTASVTGKVLTDEEEKYLEELYQPRPVSGHQ, from the exons ATGGAGCTACCTCAGCGTCTCAAGAAGTCTGTTGAAGACACAAAGGTCCATTATCGTCAGCTTGGAAAGTCAGGACTCCGCGTCTCCGTCCCAATTGTCGGTTGCATGAGCTTTGGCGACCCGCAGTCCATACCATGGGCAATCACGGATGACAAG GCTATCGAGATACTCAAGGCGGCTTACGACAGGGGCCTCAACACTTGGGATACCGCGAACGTCTATTCCAACGGTGGCTCGGAAATCGTCGTTGGAAAAGCTCTGAAACAACTCAACATTCCTCGCGAGAAGGTGGTGATTCTAACCAAATGCCACTTTGCTGTTGGCGAGGACTCTG CTCCCTTGTTTTACCTTTTTCCTTCCGAGGTCGACAGGTCCAAGGACTACCAGAATCAGTTCGGACTTTCTCGGACAGCTATATTCAACCAGGTAGAGGCTTCATTGCGTCGCCTCGACACCACCCACATTGATGTACTGCAAATCCATCGATTCGACCCTCACACGCCCATTGAAGAAACGATGAAAGCGCTTCATGACTTGGTGCAGTCTGGGAAGGTCCGCTACATCGGTGCCAGCAGCATGTGGGCAACGCAATTCGCTAGTCTCCAGTTCTGCGCCGAAAAAAACGGCTGGACCAAGTTCATCAGCATGCAGAACCAATACAATCTCCTTTaccgcgaggaggagcgcgagaTGATCCGGTTCTGTAACGAGACTGGCGTCGGTCTCATCCCCTGGGCCCCTCTCTGTCGCGGTCTTTTGGCTCGTCTTCCATCAGAGACATCCAAGAGAAACCAAGTTGAGGTGGAGATGGGCCTTGCCGGCCCAGGTACCAGCAAAGTCGATtcggccatcatcgaccgCGTGGTCGAAATCTCCAAGAAGCGCGGCTGGCCAATGGCGCATGTCGCTCTTGCGTGGATTAACAAAAGGGTCACTAGTCCCATCATTGGCTTCAACAGTTTGGGAAGAATCGAGGACACCGCCTCAGTGACTGGTAAAGTCCTGAcggatgaagaggaaaagTACCTTGAGGAGCTCTATCAGCCCAGGCCCGTATCCGGACATCAGTGA